A single region of the Gossypium arboreum isolate Shixiya-1 chromosome 12, ASM2569848v2, whole genome shotgun sequence genome encodes:
- the LOC128285208 gene encoding glutathione S-transferase APIC-like: MARSSCTKLQCPHALTAKVLACLHEHDAQFELVPISLLNGEHKQHAFLTKNPFGQIPALEDGRKIVSESRAISTYAVLDVYEKRLSNSKYLDRDFYSLADLHRLTYIYYLILVFKHGGKLFLQG; this comes from the exons ATGGCAAG ATCAAGTTGTACGAAGCTGCAATGTCCACATGCACTCACTGCCAAGGTTCTAGCCTGCCTCCATGAGCATGATGCACAATTTGAGCTCGTCCCTATCAGTCTTCTCAATGGTGAACATAAGCAGCATGCTTTCCTTACCAAGAAT CCCTTTGGTCAGATTCCTGCATTAGAAGATGGGCG TAAAATTGTATCAGAATCTAGAGCAATTTCAACCTAT GCAGTGCTGGATGTGTACGAGAAGAGGCTGAGCAACAGCAAATACCTAGACCGTGATTTTTATAGCTTGGCAGATCTTCACCGCCTCACTTACATATACTATTTGATCCTCGTGTTCAAGCATGGTGGGAAGTTATTTCTTCAGGGCTGA
- the LOC108465983 gene encoding autophagy-related protein 18a-like: protein MQHHPSSEPDSDANPNFHSPLLNPPDSVPPAVAPSSLLHLSFNQDHGCFAAGTDHGFRIYNCDPFREIFRRDFDRGGGIGVVEMLFRCNILALVGGGPDPQYPPNKVMIWDDHQSRCISELSFRSEVRSVRLRRDRIIVVLEQKIFVYNFVDLKLLHQIETIANPKGLCAVSQGAGSLVLVCPGLQKGQVRVEHYASKRTKFIMAHDSRIACFALSQDGQLLATASTKGTLVRIYNTIDGSLLQEVRRGADRAEIYSLAFSSNAQWLAVSSDKGTVHVFSLKINAGSPSTTQSRSTSEPVVSPHSSLSFIKGVLPKYFSSEWSVAQFRLVEGSQYLVAFGHQKNTVVILGIDGSF, encoded by the exons ATGCAACATCACCCTTCTTCCGAACCGGACTCCGATGCTAACCCTAATTTTCACTCCCCACTTTTGAACCCCCCCGATTCGGTTCCTCCAGCCGTGGCTCCGTCGTCTCTTCTCCACCTCTCCTTCAACCAGGATCATGGCTGCTTTGCCGCTGGCACTGACCATGGCTTCCGAATCTACAATTGCGATCCATTTCGCGAGATCTTTCGCCGAGACTTCGATCGCGGTGGCGGTATCGGGGTTGTTGAGATGCTTTTTCGGTGTAATATTTTGGCTCTTGTTGGTGGTGGACCCGATCCGCAGTACCCGCCTAATAAGGTTATGATCTGGGACGATCACCAAAGCCGGTGCATCAGCGAGCTTTCGTTTCGTTCGGAAGTGAGATCGGTTCGGCTTCGGAGGGACCGAATCATAGTCGTTTTGGAACAGAAAATTTTCGTTTACAATTTTGTGGATTTAAAGCTCCTACACCAGATTGAGACCATCGCGAATCCAAAAGGACTCTGCGCGGTGTCTCAGGGAGCAGGATCATTGGTTTTGGTTTGCCCTGGATTGCAAAAGGGGCAGGTTAGGGTGGAGCATTACGCCTCGAAGAGGACTAAGTTCATCATGGCTCATGATTCGAGAATTGCGTGCTTTGCGCTGTCGCAGGATGGCCAGTTGCTTGCTACCGCTAGCACTAAAGGGACGCTGGTTCGCATTTATAATACCATTGATGGAAGCTTGCTGCAAGAG GTAAGGAGGGGTGCAGATAGAGCTGAAATTTACAGTTTGGCATTCTCTTCAAATGCCCAATGGTTAGCAGTTTCAAGTGACAAAGGCACTGTCCATGTTTTCAGCCTTAAAATTAATGCCGGATCTCCTAGCACTACCCAATCACGAAGTACATCGGAGCCTGTTGTATCTCCCCATTCATCTCTTTCTTTTATCAAAG GTGTGTTACCAAAGTACTTCAGTTCAGAATGGTCAGTGGCTCAGTTCCGCCTGGTTGAAGGTTCTCAGTACCTTGTTGCTTTCGGTCACCAAAAGAATACAGTGGTAATTCTTGGCATTGATGGAAG CTTCTAA